The following proteins are co-located in the Desulfurococcus amylolyticus Z-533 genome:
- a CDS encoding glycerophosphodiester phosphodiesterase family protein, whose amino-acid sequence MALKHVIIGHRGFPAKYPENTIAGFLGAILHGAHGVELDVWLTQDEVPVVIHDRSTRRVAGVELDVKNATIEEIRRLYLGMGQGIPTLEDVYRAVPEGYRLYVEVKDIDAIHKVYEATVKHKRVSDVVFLSFIRDVLVEFRKLDPGLRLALNVASLEEAREALKLHRNIKLYSVNLPVVAPLVIGFNVFREYVREARELGLRVVVWDTEEYKYDYSLYGEIASLIDEAIVNDPVRIRNYLEIKP is encoded by the coding sequence ATGGCTTTAAAACATGTTATAATAGGTCACAGGGGATTCCCCGCTAAATATCCTGAGAACACCATTGCCGGCTTCCTCGGCGCTATACTCCATGGTGCTCATGGAGTAGAGCTGGATGTATGGTTAACCCAGGATGAAGTACCAGTCGTGATCCATGATAGATCAACAAGGAGAGTAGCTGGAGTAGAACTAGATGTAAAGAACGCTACCATTGAAGAAATTAGAAGGCTGTATCTCGGAATGGGGCAGGGTATACCTACACTGGAAGACGTGTACAGGGCTGTTCCAGAAGGATACAGGTTATATGTTGAAGTAAAAGATATTGACGCCATCCATAAGGTGTATGAGGCAACCGTCAAGCATAAGAGGGTCAGCGATGTTGTCTTCCTCAGCTTTATCAGGGATGTACTAGTGGAGTTCAGGAAACTAGATCCCGGTTTAAGGCTTGCACTAAATGTTGCAAGCCTCGAGGAAGCCAGGGAAGCATTAAAGCTACATAGGAATATAAAACTCTACAGTGTCAACCTCCCTGTGGTAGCCCCGTTAGTCATAGGGTTCAACGTGTTCAGGGAATACGTTAGGGAGGCCAGGGAACTAGGTCTCAGGGTTGTTGTATGGGATACCGAGGAGTATAAATACGATTATTCATTATATGGGGAAATAGCTTCGTTAATTGATGAGGCCATAGTGAATGACCCTGTTAGAATCAGAAACTACCTAGAGATAAAACCTTAA
- a CDS encoding DUF1667 domain-containing protein, with protein MTTRELTCIVCPIGCTLRVTILGDGNIKVEGAMCNRGVEYGKQEAIQPKRIVITVVKVRNGEFPTVSVKTSKPVPKECIWKVMKATANIEVEAPVEIGDVIMKDICGADLVATRRVRRIISQKD; from the coding sequence TTGACTACAAGGGAGTTAACCTGTATAGTATGCCCCATTGGATGCACGCTAAGAGTAACAATCCTCGGAGATGGTAACATAAAGGTTGAGGGAGCTATGTGCAACAGGGGAGTAGAGTATGGTAAGCAGGAAGCAATCCAGCCTAAGAGGATAGTCATAACGGTTGTAAAAGTGAGAAACGGCGAGTTTCCAACAGTATCCGTTAAAACAAGTAAACCGGTGCCAAAAGAGTGCATATGGAAAGTTATGAAGGCAACAGCTAACATCGAGGTGGAGGCTCCGGTGGAAATAGGTGATGTAATAATGAAGGATATATGCGGAGCCGATCTCGTTGCCACAAGGAGAGTTAGGAGAATTATTTCACAAAAGGATTAA
- a CDS encoding NAD(P)/FAD-dependent oxidoreductase: METLVYDVVVIGGGPAGIASAIKADSLGLKTALIENRDILGGIPLQCIHPGFGIHYFKEDLTGTEFIERLIDRLRVSSVDVYTKTHVHAIDVIAHDEKIVNTVRRSGVTRFVAKTIIYATGARERHLYEIGVVGDRPGSGIYTAGEAQALMDIYGVLPGREIVIIGSGDVGLIMARRFSLEGARVKAVVEMLPYPGGLTRNIVQCLYDFNIPLYLGHVVTGVKGRNRVEKVIVARIGENGKPLKETEFEIPCDTVVVAAGLIPNVGLLEKIGVAMDPATRGPVVNELLEASIPGVFVAGNALIINDLVDYVVEQGELAAKGAKLFIENNGVPSVDWVRVEKGRNIRLVVPHYISGERDVVIYARVQQPERNVYVSIPEIGYFIRLTSVKPAEMLRLWIPGRILSRVDTRRITLEVKPA, from the coding sequence ATGGAGACCCTTGTATACGATGTAGTCGTCATCGGGGGAGGCCCTGCCGGGATAGCCTCAGCAATAAAAGCCGATAGCCTTGGCTTGAAGACAGCACTGATAGAGAACAGGGATATACTTGGGGGAATACCGCTTCAATGCATACATCCCGGCTTTGGAATACACTACTTTAAGGAGGATTTAACAGGGACAGAGTTTATTGAGAGATTGATTGATAGACTCCGTGTATCCAGTGTAGATGTATATACTAAAACCCATGTCCACGCAATAGATGTAATAGCCCATGATGAGAAAATAGTGAACACGGTTAGAAGAAGCGGTGTCACACGGTTTGTAGCAAAGACGATAATATATGCCACTGGTGCAAGAGAGAGACACCTATATGAAATAGGAGTAGTAGGAGATAGACCCGGCTCGGGCATCTATACAGCTGGCGAGGCTCAGGCCTTAATGGATATCTATGGTGTCCTCCCAGGTAGAGAAATAGTGATAATCGGCTCAGGCGATGTAGGACTCATAATGGCTAGGAGATTCAGTCTGGAAGGAGCCAGGGTGAAAGCTGTAGTGGAGATGCTCCCGTATCCAGGTGGGTTAACTAGAAACATTGTGCAATGCCTCTACGACTTTAATATACCTCTTTACCTAGGACATGTGGTTACAGGGGTTAAGGGTAGAAACCGTGTAGAGAAAGTCATAGTGGCTAGAATCGGTGAAAACGGTAAGCCGTTGAAAGAAACAGAGTTCGAGATACCCTGCGATACTGTGGTGGTTGCAGCTGGATTAATACCCAATGTAGGTTTACTCGAGAAAATAGGGGTTGCAATGGATCCCGCTACTAGGGGGCCGGTTGTAAACGAGCTCCTCGAAGCATCTATCCCAGGTGTATTCGTAGCAGGTAACGCACTCATTATAAACGATCTAGTGGACTACGTCGTTGAGCAGGGTGAACTAGCTGCTAAAGGAGCTAAGCTATTCATAGAGAATAATGGAGTACCATCAGTAGACTGGGTTAGAGTCGAGAAGGGCAGGAATATAAGGCTAGTTGTACCACACTATATCAGCGGCGAGAGAGACGTGGTTATTTATGCCAGGGTTCAACAACCAGAGAGAAACGTGTATGTCTCAATCCCTGAGATAGGGTACTTTATAAGGCTTACTAGTGTAAAGCCAGCTGAGATGCTTAGACTATGGATACCTGGGAGAATCCTCTCCAGGGTCGATACTAGAAGGATAACACTGGAGGTGAAGCCGGCTTGA
- a CDS encoding NAD(P)/FAD-dependent oxidoreductase translates to MRIVIIGAGVVGLSIARVLSMYKGLDIVVVEKEPDVGWGASKANTSIIHPGHEEDPELHPLRARLCVEGNKLWRQWVKELDIPAKWPGELMVFTNSEEEKEALRYIDTARRNNVPGVRAVYGDELRRLEPAISPMAVGAVYAPTAGNISPFEAVAALAENLVENGGRILVNTLVKSVRIKDKAVEGVETSGGFIQADIVINAAGVHADEISHSAGVEEDFVIRPRKGEYIVFDEDTSVKPLRLLHTTPTSLTKGVYAITTTGGDLLIGPTAVDMPYELKEDTSTTLEGIEYLLREAGKLLRELPPRSLITRTFAGVRPEPPHGEWLIKVYEEPWGFINVAGIRSPGLTAAPAIAYYVADMISKSYAVSLEHRSDWKPYRRGFPRLHGKSLREIDELVSVNPDYGEVVCYCRTVSKAEILEAVKRIKTIGAQVTLDGVKFRTKAGFGRCQGSFCRWRIAGIIAGLEGKEMHEVVVKMERYGLGDVKKMLREGA, encoded by the coding sequence ATGAGGATAGTTATCATTGGAGCCGGTGTAGTAGGGTTATCCATCGCAAGAGTCCTCAGCATGTATAAGGGACTAGATATAGTTGTTGTTGAGAAAGAGCCCGATGTAGGCTGGGGGGCCTCTAAGGCTAATACATCTATAATTCACCCGGGACACGAGGAAGACCCCGAGTTACACCCTCTTAGAGCGAGACTCTGCGTGGAAGGTAACAAGCTCTGGCGTCAATGGGTTAAGGAGCTGGATATACCGGCAAAGTGGCCTGGTGAACTAATGGTCTTCACTAACAGCGAGGAAGAGAAGGAAGCGCTGAGATATATTGACACAGCCAGAAGAAACAATGTGCCAGGGGTTAGGGCGGTATATGGAGATGAATTAAGGAGACTTGAACCAGCTATAAGCCCGATGGCCGTGGGGGCAGTATATGCACCCACAGCTGGTAATATATCACCTTTTGAAGCTGTTGCCGCGCTAGCCGAGAACCTTGTTGAAAATGGTGGGAGAATACTCGTGAATACACTGGTTAAATCAGTCAGAATTAAAGACAAAGCTGTTGAAGGAGTTGAAACAAGTGGAGGGTTTATTCAGGCCGACATAGTGATTAATGCTGCGGGTGTTCATGCCGACGAGATTTCCCACAGCGCTGGTGTCGAAGAGGACTTCGTGATAAGGCCTAGGAAAGGGGAATATATAGTATTTGATGAGGATACCAGTGTTAAACCCTTAAGGCTTCTGCATACAACACCTACAAGTTTAACCAAAGGAGTTTACGCTATCACGACAACCGGGGGAGACTTACTCATAGGTCCTACGGCAGTGGACATGCCATACGAGTTGAAAGAGGATACCTCAACAACACTTGAAGGCATCGAGTATTTACTCAGGGAAGCAGGTAAACTACTGAGAGAGCTACCTCCTAGATCACTTATCACGAGGACATTTGCTGGTGTAAGACCTGAGCCCCCACATGGTGAATGGCTGATTAAAGTATACGAGGAGCCATGGGGCTTCATCAATGTTGCAGGGATAAGATCCCCAGGGCTCACAGCAGCCCCTGCAATAGCATATTATGTAGCAGACATGATCTCTAAATCATACGCGGTGAGCCTGGAGCACAGGAGTGACTGGAAGCCTTATAGAAGAGGATTCCCCAGGCTTCACGGTAAATCCCTACGGGAAATAGACGAACTAGTATCGGTAAACCCTGATTACGGCGAGGTAGTATGCTACTGTAGAACCGTATCAAAGGCGGAGATACTTGAAGCGGTTAAGAGGATTAAGACCATAGGAGCGCAGGTAACCCTTGACGGTGTAAAGTTTAGGACTAAAGCTGGATTCGGCAGGTGCCAAGGCTCCTTCTGCAGGTGGAGGATAGCGGGGATTATTGCTGGGTTGGAGGGTAAGGAGATGCATGAAGTTGTAGTCAAGATGGAGAGATATGGTTTGGGAGATGTTAAAAAGATGCTGAGAGAGGGGGCCTAG
- the glpK gene encoding glycerol kinase GlpK yields MSDGYILSIDQGTTGTRAILFNHEGLPVKMAYREHRQIYPRPGWVEHDPLEIWVNTRYVIKQVLEGSGVNPGEIKAIGVTNQRETILLWDPETGNPAYNAIVWQDRRTAREVEYLKSKYIDLIRSKTGLVPDSYFSSTKIWWILDHVPGVREKAVSGRVIAGTIDTWIIWNLTRNSRDVLTPEKKGAHVTDYSNASRTMLFDIQRIDWDRELLEVQGRIPLEILPLSRPSSDKSLYGYVGPEIADELFHGYRVPIAGAVGDQQAALFGQAGFEQGDIKCTYGTGNFILVNTGATPVFSKHGLITTIYYSIEPGKAVYALEGSIFVTGAAIQWLRDGLKIIEVSAEVNPLAESVSDTGGVYFVPAFTGLGAPYWDQYARGLIIGITRGTERKHLARAVLESIAYLTRDVVEIVKLETGSEIKVLKADGGASRSDFLMQFQADILNTKVVRPMVYETTSLGAAYLAGLAVDYWRSIDELRRYWRAEKEFIPRISEEIRERLYKGWKEAVKRALGWAREVPWAYGYE; encoded by the coding sequence TTGAGTGATGGCTATATTTTATCCATAGATCAAGGCACTACAGGCACTAGGGCAATCCTCTTCAATCATGAAGGTCTACCTGTTAAAATGGCTTACAGAGAACATAGACAAATATATCCGAGGCCTGGCTGGGTCGAGCATGATCCCCTGGAGATATGGGTTAACACGAGGTATGTTATCAAGCAGGTTCTCGAGGGTAGCGGTGTTAATCCAGGTGAGATTAAGGCTATAGGGGTCACGAATCAGCGGGAAACCATACTCCTCTGGGATCCCGAGACAGGTAATCCTGCCTACAATGCTATTGTGTGGCAGGATAGGAGGACTGCTAGGGAGGTTGAATACTTAAAGAGTAAATACATAGATCTCATACGCTCTAAGACCGGGCTTGTACCCGACAGCTACTTCTCTAGCACTAAGATATGGTGGATCCTAGACCACGTGCCTGGTGTAAGGGAAAAGGCGGTAAGCGGCCGGGTTATAGCCGGCACCATTGATACGTGGATTATATGGAATCTGACAAGGAATTCAAGAGATGTGTTGACACCAGAGAAGAAGGGGGCTCATGTAACCGATTACTCGAACGCTTCTAGAACCATGCTCTTCGACATACAGAGGATCGATTGGGACAGGGAGCTACTTGAGGTACAGGGTAGGATACCCTTGGAAATACTCCCGCTTTCACGCCCCTCAAGCGATAAAAGTCTTTACGGCTATGTGGGTCCAGAGATCGCTGATGAATTATTCCATGGATACAGGGTACCTATAGCTGGAGCTGTGGGTGATCAGCAGGCTGCATTATTTGGTCAAGCTGGATTCGAGCAAGGCGATATAAAGTGTACTTATGGCACCGGGAACTTCATACTGGTTAACACTGGGGCTACACCAGTTTTCTCTAAGCATGGATTGATCACAACGATCTACTATAGTATTGAACCTGGTAAAGCAGTATACGCCCTAGAGGGAAGCATATTTGTAACCGGGGCGGCGATACAATGGCTGCGCGATGGGTTAAAGATAATAGAGGTCTCAGCCGAGGTCAACCCGCTTGCAGAATCGGTGAGCGATACAGGTGGAGTATACTTTGTCCCAGCGTTCACCGGCCTAGGTGCACCCTACTGGGATCAATACGCTAGAGGCCTCATAATTGGTATAACAAGAGGCACCGAGAGGAAGCACCTGGCAAGAGCGGTACTGGAATCCATAGCCTACTTAACCAGGGATGTTGTTGAAATAGTGAAGCTTGAAACAGGTTCGGAGATAAAGGTCTTAAAGGCTGATGGTGGTGCATCTAGAAGCGACTTCCTGATGCAGTTCCAAGCTGATATATTGAATACAAAAGTAGTTAGGCCAATGGTGTATGAGACTACATCGCTTGGTGCAGCATATCTAGCAGGACTAGCTGTCGACTACTGGAGAAGCATTGATGAACTACGTAGATACTGGAGGGCCGAGAAAGAGTTTATCCCGAGAATCAGTGAGGAGATAAGGGAAAGGCTCTACAAGGGGTGGAAGGAGGCTGTTAAGAGGGCGTTAGGATGGGCCCGTGAAGTACCATGGGCCTATGGATATGAGTAA
- a CDS encoding alpha/beta hydrolase, which yields MYKEGYVELPTGLNAFYRSWLPEDKARGLVIGVHGFAEHSGRYLHVGEALSRYNYAFYIHDLRGHGKSRGEEPGYIDSFNEFIDDLDSFMDYAIRDSGIQGTILLGHSMGGLIVLHYLAKRRRRVKAAVVTGAATLIIYPVLQRILLELMSMLSPRKRIDLPIDPGLLSSDPSVGEKYAMDELVLKKPTLKLIYELYRASKEIWRIVEEIDTPVLIIHGENDRIVNPEGSRRLYDRLRVSDKELKIYPGMRHEVLNEPEWLKVLEDIIEWINKHVQ from the coding sequence ATGTATAAAGAGGGCTACGTTGAACTACCCACCGGATTAAACGCTTTCTACAGGAGCTGGCTACCGGAGGATAAAGCCAGGGGACTCGTAATCGGTGTACATGGATTCGCGGAGCACAGTGGAAGATATCTGCATGTAGGCGAGGCATTAAGTAGGTACAACTATGCATTCTACATCCATGATTTAAGAGGGCATGGCAAGAGCAGGGGAGAGGAACCCGGCTACATAGATAGCTTTAACGAGTTCATAGATGACCTAGACTCATTCATGGACTATGCAATCAGGGACTCAGGCATACAGGGCACTATACTATTAGGACATAGTATGGGTGGGTTAATCGTTCTCCACTATCTGGCTAAAAGACGCAGGAGGGTTAAAGCCGCTGTCGTCACCGGGGCCGCTACATTGATTATATACCCGGTTCTACAGAGAATCCTCCTTGAATTAATGAGCATGCTAAGCCCGAGGAAGAGGATAGATTTACCGATAGATCCTGGACTATTATCGAGTGATCCAAGCGTCGGGGAGAAATACGCCATGGATGAACTAGTGTTAAAGAAGCCAACTCTCAAGCTAATATATGAATTATACAGGGCATCGAAGGAGATCTGGAGGATTGTCGAAGAGATAGACACACCGGTACTGATAATACATGGAGAAAACGATAGAATAGTGAACCCCGAGGGTAGTCGTAGACTATATGATAGGCTACGCGTAAGCGATAAGGAATTAAAGATATACCCGGGAATGCGCCATGAAGTCCTCAACGAGCCAGAATGGTTGAAGGTATTGGAGGATATAATAGAATGGATTAATAAACACGTTCAGTGA
- a CDS encoding signal peptidase I — protein sequence MNSLFSRNTYLISLLLYVSWIIFTALSKFTGLLYGFSYYLVPSSIAVVLVSVFSTLMPGTRGSMGLYYYIAFASIPISYIVVGLLTGFGINTLISSLPQHLASIFYYVSSVTLIESSRKIILTHAPATPNNILLYSTSVVQGLAYLFLLENVDASISVVAKSLYWIAWGILGTITYISNGFKASLCLSLIQVSMYKLSPVLPLRMNVFLAYLPLLVSTILTGLLLFMDRAGAIANNKMRGIRRHEPAYPSLILLVVALLLVFSFLQGYRLLVISSGSMTPSLGIGDIVVIEPKSIKSISVGDIVAFSNGVNIVVHRVVNVTSDGSCLITRGDANNVDDPLWACINTILGRVVFRVPYIGYPFIIAVGAIGSVYTVLFLASCLLCLTFIIYIVKNMLRYTYLGE from the coding sequence TTGAATAGTCTTTTTTCCCGTAACACCTATCTAATTTCTTTGCTACTTTATGTGTCATGGATTATTTTCACGGCTTTATCAAAGTTTACCGGGTTACTCTACGGGTTCTCTTATTACCTGGTTCCATCCTCAATAGCCGTTGTCCTTGTAAGCGTATTCAGCACCTTGATGCCTGGAACCCGTGGTAGTATGGGTTTATACTACTATATAGCGTTTGCCTCGATACCTATCTCTTATATTGTTGTAGGGCTTCTAACAGGCTTTGGCATAAATACTCTCATATCAAGTCTTCCCCAGCATCTTGCCTCGATCTTCTATTATGTTTCCTCAGTAACCCTGATAGAATCATCAAGGAAAATTATTCTCACGCACGCACCAGCAACCCCGAACAATATTCTATTATACTCCACCTCGGTAGTTCAAGGCTTAGCTTATCTGTTTCTCCTTGAGAATGTTGATGCCTCGATATCAGTTGTGGCGAAGTCTTTGTACTGGATTGCATGGGGGATCCTTGGCACGATTACATACATTAGCAACGGGTTTAAGGCATCCCTATGTTTGTCCCTTATACAGGTATCAATGTATAAGCTCTCACCTGTTCTTCCATTGAGGATGAACGTGTTTCTAGCATATCTTCCTCTATTGGTCTCAACCATCCTTACTGGATTACTACTATTCATGGATCGCGCTGGAGCAATAGCTAATAATAAGATGCGTGGAATCCGCAGGCATGAACCCGCTTATCCTTCACTTATTCTCCTAGTAGTAGCATTACTCCTCGTCTTCTCTTTTCTACAGGGCTACAGGCTCCTAGTGATTTCCTCGGGAAGTATGACTCCAAGCCTTGGTATTGGTGATATAGTGGTTATTGAGCCCAAGAGTATCAAGAGTATCTCAGTTGGTGATATAGTAGCGTTCTCTAATGGGGTAAATATTGTTGTACACAGGGTTGTAAATGTAACCAGTGATGGTAGCTGCCTGATTACACGGGGCGATGCAAACAATGTTGACGACCCCTTATGGGCATGTATTAATACTATACTGGGTAGAGTGGTTTTTAGAGTTCCCTATATAGGTTATCCATTCATCATCGCTGTGGGTGCTATAGGCAGCGTTTACACTGTTCTTTTCCTGGCTTCATGTTTATTATGTTTAACCTTTATTATTTATATTGTTAAAAATATGTTGAGGTATACTTATCTTGGCGAATAA
- a CDS encoding winged helix-turn-helix domain-containing protein, giving the protein MNKQHRSSIDIVECILENLRREGKSIKTHMLYASNLNTMVFEKYLSMLIRKGFILKIGDASEYILSNKGKILLERIRNLKRMLLEGDEGDGLVDKKLNTVIERNLGCMVKVHGWQGYKGVSGAYHYVYTIKNSSGSYIVDTVLSCEPDILMEACIRMLVISTDIGVPAILVVKGSSEKHVVTDLLGKIDASKIMVLSM; this is encoded by the coding sequence ATGAATAAGCAACATAGATCGAGCATTGATATTGTGGAATGTATCCTAGAGAATCTACGTAGGGAAGGAAAAAGCATCAAGACCCATATGCTGTATGCTTCAAACCTTAACACCATGGTATTCGAGAAGTATTTATCGATGCTCATTAGGAAAGGCTTCATACTGAAGATAGGGGATGCTTCAGAGTACATACTAAGTAATAAGGGTAAAATACTCTTAGAGCGGATAAGGAATTTAAAGAGAATGCTTTTGGAAGGTGATGAAGGCGACGGGCTTGTGGACAAGAAGTTAAACACTGTTATAGAGCGTAATCTGGGTTGTATGGTAAAGGTGCATGGATGGCAAGGGTACAAGGGTGTATCCGGGGCTTACCACTATGTCTATACTATTAAGAACTCGTCGGGAAGCTATATTGTGGATACTGTATTAAGTTGTGAACCAGATATACTTATGGAGGCGTGTATAAGGATGCTTGTGATATCCACCGATATAGGGGTCCCGGCTATACTGGTAGTTAAGGGGTCTAGTGAGAAACATGTTGTCACGGATCTCCTGGGAAAAATAGATGCGTCGAAAATAATGGTATTATCCATGTAG
- a CDS encoding transcriptional regulator, with translation MSRDQVIGWGLLAISIIVVLIYAYVLFFTQYSGLLMQLTLLIAVAGVFGILGWIGYTLATTPPPKPIEEIEKEIEEEAKKESSGPQSQSS, from the coding sequence TTGAGTAGGGATCAAGTGATTGGATGGGGCCTGCTAGCAATATCGATCATTGTAGTGCTAATCTATGCCTACGTATTATTCTTCACACAGTATTCAGGGCTATTAATGCAGTTAACGCTACTAATAGCTGTTGCAGGAGTCTTCGGAATACTTGGATGGATAGGGTACACACTTGCAACAACACCTCCTCCTAAACCCATTGAGGAGATAGAAAAGGAGATCGAGGAGGAAGCAAAGAAGGAGAGCAGTGGACCTCAATCCCAGTCCAGCTAG
- a CDS encoding 30S ribosomal protein S27e: MKKTKILIPAPRSRFYKVICRTCGAENIVFSHSTFPARCKVCGTQLVQPTGGKARILRDKAEIVAELG, from the coding sequence TTGAAGAAGACGAAGATATTGATACCCGCCCCGAGAAGCAGATTCTACAAGGTTATCTGTAGGACCTGTGGTGCCGAGAACATAGTATTTAGTCATTCGACATTTCCAGCGCGCTGCAAGGTTTGTGGAACACAGTTGGTTCAACCAACTGGCGGGAAAGCCAGGATACTCAGGGATAAAGCCGAGATAGTTGCTGAGCTGGGCTAG
- a CDS encoding 50S ribosomal protein L44e: MRIPKVIITYCPKCRTHTEHSVTIYKHGKRRSLSEGERRYARKKKGYGSKRKPEQKRFAKVTKKTVLKLKCSKCGYIIHREGIRLKKAELVEVGGR, from the coding sequence TTGAGGATACCCAAGGTCATAATAACGTACTGCCCTAAATGCAGGACCCATACCGAGCATAGCGTGACGATATATAAGCATGGCAAGAGGAGGAGCCTCTCAGAGGGAGAGCGGAGATACGCCAGGAAGAAGAAGGGTTATGGTTCCAAGAGGAAGCCTGAGCAGAAGAGGTTTGCCAAGGTAACAAAGAAGACAGTGTTGAAGCTGAAATGCTCGAAATGCGGGTATATAATACACAGGGAGGGCATCAGGCTTAAGAAGGCTGAGCTAGTAGAGGTGGGAGGGCGTTGA
- a CDS encoding MoaD/ThiS family protein yields MKVRVRYMLWLESKAGTGEEVIELNKGSTLRGLLEIVSERHPGLAKYISELLQGTSQIIVLHNSKTPGKGLDTVLMDMDTVVLMPPVSGG; encoded by the coding sequence ATGAAGGTGAGAGTTAGATACATGCTTTGGTTGGAGAGTAAGGCAGGCACTGGGGAGGAGGTTATAGAGTTGAATAAAGGGAGTACTCTAAGAGGACTCCTGGAGATTGTTAGCGAGAGGCATCCAGGGTTAGCTAAGTATATTAGTGAATTACTGCAGGGTACATCGCAGATTATAGTACTACATAATTCGAAGACTCCTGGAAAAGGCCTTGACACAGTCCTAATGGATATGGATACAGTTGTCTTAATGCCCCCTGTATCAGGTGGTTGA
- a CDS encoding GNAT family N-acetyltransferase has translation MNGEEYEISHTSTVIYARLPDGSKAYIRYSVENNVMKLISTYTPPQHRGRGVAGKLMKYAVKLARENKWLMEPICSYAVYFFMKNPGERDVLLEKYRELSDEEWRRLHEEALARERSNEGES, from the coding sequence TTGAACGGGGAAGAATATGAAATAAGCCATACATCTACAGTAATATATGCTAGACTACCGGATGGGAGCAAGGCATATATAAGGTACAGCGTTGAAAACAACGTCATGAAGCTTATATCCACGTATACTCCTCCCCAGCACAGAGGTAGGGGTGTAGCGGGGAAGCTCATGAAGTATGCTGTAAAACTAGCCAGGGAGAATAAGTGGCTTATGGAGCCGATTTGCAGCTATGCCGTATACTTCTTCATGAAGAACCCCGGGGAAAGAGATGTATTACTGGAGAAATACAGGGAGTTAAGTGACGAAGAATGGAGAAGGCTACATGAGGAAGCATTAGCAAGGGAGAGAAGCAATGAAGGTGAGAGTTAG